From one Prosthecobacter dejongeii genomic stretch:
- the frr gene encoding ribosome recycling factor → MSMDPEMTMLECEDSMTKAVEFAIHEFAAVRTGKASPGLVEGLDVHVHSYGSHMKLKQLAMITTPDSRLIRIEPFDSATLHDIDRAIRESRLGLNGSIEGKVIRLPIPALSQERREQMVKLVKQMGEEAKVRVRAARRSAIEELKKGEKDSIITEDDLHRLEKEVQTLTDKKIAELDQHMASKEKEVMTV, encoded by the coding sequence ATGTCCATGGACCCTGAAATGACGATGCTGGAGTGTGAAGACTCAATGACCAAGGCGGTCGAGTTTGCGATTCACGAATTCGCCGCCGTGCGCACAGGCAAGGCCTCCCCTGGACTGGTGGAAGGGCTGGATGTGCATGTGCACAGCTACGGCTCCCATATGAAGCTGAAGCAACTGGCCATGATCACCACGCCGGATTCGCGTCTGATCCGCATTGAGCCCTTTGATTCTGCGACTCTTCATGACATTGACCGCGCCATTCGTGAATCCCGCCTGGGATTGAATGGCAGCATTGAAGGTAAAGTTATCCGCCTGCCCATTCCTGCGCTTTCTCAGGAGCGGCGTGAGCAGATGGTGAAGCTCGTCAAACAGATGGGCGAAGAGGCGAAGGTGCGCGTTCGTGCGGCCCGCCGCTCAGCCATTGAAGAGCTGAAAAAAGGCGAAAAGGACAGCATCATCACGGAAGATGATCTGCACCGCTTGGAGAAAGAAGTTCAGACCTTGACGGACAAGAAGATCGCTGAGCTGGATCAGCACATGGCCTCTAAAGAGAAGGAAGTGATGACGGTGTAA
- the pyrH gene encoding UMP kinase, whose product MTGQINTYMGDHTGNRKFRRVLLKLSGEALREPGSTDNISPPIVEDIAAQIKAAHQTGLEIALVVGGGNFWRGVSASNKGMERATADYMGMLATVMNSLAVQSMLEAMDVPTRVQSAIEMKNVAEPFIRRVAMRHLELGRVVIFAAGTGNPFFSTDTTAALRASEIGADCVFKATKVDGIYCSDPNKNPDAVRYDNISFHDCLTKQLKVMDATAFSLCMENNMPIIVFSMNEQDNIRRALIGEPMGTLVNANGKV is encoded by the coding sequence ATGACGGGCCAAATCAACACCTACATGGGCGATCACACAGGCAACCGGAAATTCAGGCGCGTACTCCTTAAACTCAGCGGTGAGGCTCTCCGAGAGCCAGGCAGCACCGATAACATTTCACCTCCGATCGTGGAGGACATCGCGGCCCAAATCAAAGCCGCTCACCAGACGGGGCTGGAGATTGCCCTCGTCGTCGGCGGCGGCAACTTCTGGCGTGGCGTCAGTGCCAGCAATAAAGGCATGGAGCGCGCCACGGCTGACTACATGGGCATGCTGGCTACGGTGATGAATTCGCTCGCTGTGCAGTCGATGCTCGAGGCCATGGATGTGCCAACTCGTGTACAGAGCGCCATTGAAATGAAAAACGTGGCGGAGCCTTTCATCCGCCGTGTGGCCATGCGCCATCTGGAACTGGGCCGCGTGGTGATCTTTGCCGCAGGCACAGGAAACCCTTTCTTCTCCACTGATACCACAGCCGCATTGCGTGCGAGCGAAATTGGAGCCGACTGTGTCTTCAAGGCGACAAAGGTGGATGGCATCTACTGCTCAGACCCAAACAAAAATCCGGATGCGGTGCGTTATGACAACATCAGCTTCCATGATTGCTTGACGAAACAGCTCAAGGTGATGGATGCGACGGCTTTTTCGCTGTGCATGGAAAATAACATGCCCATCATCGTCTTTAGCATGAACGAGCAGGACAACATCCGCCGCGCCCTCATTGGCGAGCCGATGGGGACGCTGGTGAATGCGAACGGCAAGGTTTAA
- a CDS encoding YkgJ family cysteine cluster protein — MSTQPFLDKSKPYYQCQRCGNCCRWPGDVNVTSEEATAIAAYIGMDEDAFIRDCTRLNANRTGLSIIDKPNGECLFLEGLNTCRIQSVKPLQCSGFPNVWSFPGWREKCEAIEIS; from the coding sequence ATGAGCACACAGCCCTTTCTTGACAAATCCAAGCCCTACTACCAATGCCAGCGCTGTGGCAATTGCTGCCGATGGCCTGGAGATGTCAATGTGACGTCTGAAGAGGCGACCGCCATTGCCGCTTACATCGGCATGGATGAGGACGCATTTATCCGTGATTGCACCCGTCTGAATGCCAATCGAACAGGGCTTTCCATCATTGATAAGCCAAATGGTGAATGCCTGTTTTTAGAGGGCCTTAACACGTGCCGGATTCAGTCGGTAAAGCCGCTGCAATGCTCAGGATTTCCAAATGTCTGGAGCTTTCCTGGGTGGCGTGAAAAGTGTGAGGCGATTGAGATTTCTTAA
- a CDS encoding urease accessory UreF family protein, translated as MIRLLQRMDDAQPRHAEGGASAPLPALRPVTLLADADESAETALEDWSRGLDWVHWLFSSIRQRLPGIHFHALHLPQPSLYPRAPITQQALAARWENFTQQDLRGSLGQGLIQAWQATQAQDLPRLLELDAQFSITLSPASRETSAEAGARLLQGTRGARYQGILGRYRTLQEEGQTAGHFLIVWAAVAHFFQLSLASVIAEYIRLEWDLATRHLPTPIAPIRDESIATLTSQLMHTPRIGLQLLGTEADQINGSAAEPVSQQAP; from the coding sequence ATGATCCGTCTCTTGCAACGCATGGATGATGCCCAGCCTCGGCACGCTGAGGGTGGCGCATCAGCCCCCCTCCCTGCCCTGCGCCCAGTCACCTTGCTGGCCGATGCCGATGAGTCTGCTGAAACCGCCCTGGAGGACTGGTCGCGCGGTCTGGACTGGGTTCATTGGCTCTTTTCCAGCATTCGCCAAAGGCTCCCAGGCATCCACTTTCACGCGCTCCATCTGCCGCAGCCCTCCTTGTATCCTCGCGCCCCCATCACCCAGCAAGCCCTGGCTGCGCGTTGGGAAAACTTCACCCAGCAGGACCTGCGAGGCTCTCTGGGGCAGGGTCTCATCCAGGCCTGGCAGGCAACCCAGGCGCAGGATCTCCCACGCTTGCTTGAGCTGGATGCACAGTTTTCCATCACCCTTTCACCTGCCAGTCGTGAAACCAGCGCTGAGGCAGGCGCGCGCCTTTTGCAAGGCACCCGAGGAGCCCGTTACCAGGGCATTCTGGGACGTTACCGCACACTTCAAGAAGAAGGCCAGACGGCGGGACACTTCCTCATCGTTTGGGCAGCCGTGGCCCATTTTTTCCAGCTCAGCCTCGCCAGCGTCATTGCCGAATACATTCGCTTGGAATGGGACCTTGCCACCCGGCATTTGCCGACTCCCATCGCACCCATCCGGGACGAGTCCATCGCAACCCTGACCAGCCAGCTCATGCACACGCCGAGGATCGGCCTGCAATTGTTGGGCACCGAAGCAGATCAAATCAATGGATCAGCGGCAGAGCCCGTTTCCCAACAGGCTCCCTGA
- a CDS encoding c-type cytochrome: MTRTTKLMAVLAPLAFFGGSAHAHPLQAEPINHAYVFNFDQFNLPQDPDEHVVEGGYLLLGELNCTACHVPPKSWQERLAPKPAPNLSKVGARLDADNLWMMIRSPQHRKKGTQMPGLFAGEEGDAEKVEALTEFLSSLNPATPKMPVGDMARGKDLYHKVGCVACHEPATDYRPAKAAADAEIEKPGLGSVPLILAEAYSADALTEFLFDPLSHRPSGRMPNMRLSLQEAADIAAYMHLGREVEVAAERAALKLPKQGVEKGREVFAQMNCVACHTDVLPTGDTKVSASKPKALAGLKVDAGCLAAIQPSGIPRFDLNELQKRALRLAITAIQKQEAPAMTAEQKVDWQMTRLNCYACHDRDGKGGPEDPRAQYFGSNDGSAESLGELAHLPPNLDHVGRKLTKGWLTKVLWGEGGSVRPYMDTRMPNFGQAQTEMLLDLLPEADKREQPVAIDISGLAKHHRAESGRQLMGATGLACVACHGLKERKSLGPPVIRLTHTVERLQPEYFKELLLNPQATQPGTMMPPMFMGRKKADQEIESIWIYLKELDGQPLPEGLLSTEDFELKPEKAGRPIVFRSFIEGAGSHAIAVGFPQGLHATFDAVQVRWTQVWRGRFLDAMSNWQSREMLPIKPLGTDLKALPQATGKRVFSGYRLDKVGVPTFLYQQDGQSVEDTLKPAPDGKGFDHEIKINGKVIREVLSW; the protein is encoded by the coding sequence ATGACCCGCACCACCAAGCTCATGGCCGTTTTGGCGCCCTTGGCGTTTTTCGGCGGCTCTGCCCATGCGCATCCTTTGCAGGCAGAGCCGATCAACCATGCTTATGTTTTTAACTTTGACCAGTTTAACCTGCCGCAAGATCCTGATGAGCATGTGGTGGAAGGTGGATACTTATTGTTAGGGGAACTGAATTGCACGGCTTGTCATGTGCCGCCGAAATCCTGGCAGGAACGTTTGGCTCCAAAGCCTGCGCCAAACCTATCTAAAGTGGGGGCTCGGCTGGATGCCGACAATTTGTGGATGATGATTCGTAGTCCGCAGCATCGCAAAAAAGGTACTCAAATGCCGGGGCTCTTTGCTGGTGAAGAGGGGGATGCTGAGAAGGTGGAAGCTTTGACGGAGTTTCTCAGTTCGCTGAATCCGGCCACCCCGAAAATGCCGGTTGGAGACATGGCACGTGGAAAGGATCTCTATCATAAAGTGGGCTGTGTGGCCTGCCATGAACCCGCCACAGACTACCGACCAGCCAAGGCTGCCGCAGATGCCGAGATCGAAAAACCAGGTTTGGGTTCGGTGCCTTTGATCTTGGCCGAGGCTTATTCGGCGGATGCACTTACCGAGTTTCTTTTTGATCCTCTTTCCCATCGTCCTTCAGGTCGCATGCCAAACATGAGGCTAAGCCTGCAAGAGGCCGCAGACATTGCCGCCTACATGCACCTGGGGCGCGAGGTGGAAGTGGCGGCGGAACGTGCGGCACTGAAGCTGCCTAAACAGGGAGTGGAGAAGGGCCGTGAGGTTTTCGCTCAGATGAATTGTGTGGCCTGCCATACCGATGTCTTGCCTACGGGGGACACAAAAGTCTCAGCATCAAAACCCAAAGCGCTAGCTGGGCTGAAAGTGGACGCCGGTTGTCTAGCTGCCATCCAGCCTAGTGGCATCCCTCGCTTTGACCTGAATGAGCTGCAGAAACGTGCCCTTCGTCTCGCCATTACGGCGATTCAGAAACAAGAGGCTCCAGCCATGACGGCAGAGCAAAAGGTGGACTGGCAAATGACACGACTGAACTGCTATGCCTGCCATGATCGCGATGGCAAAGGCGGCCCAGAAGACCCACGGGCTCAGTATTTCGGCTCCAATGATGGCAGTGCTGAATCGCTCGGCGAACTGGCGCACTTACCACCGAATCTAGACCACGTGGGTCGTAAACTGACGAAGGGTTGGCTTACAAAAGTGCTATGGGGAGAAGGGGGGAGTGTGAGGCCCTACATGGACACGCGAATGCCAAATTTTGGTCAGGCGCAGACAGAGATGTTGTTAGACCTTTTGCCCGAGGCGGATAAGCGGGAACAGCCCGTGGCCATTGACATCAGTGGGCTGGCAAAACATCACCGTGCGGAAAGTGGGCGGCAGCTCATGGGTGCGACTGGTCTCGCGTGCGTGGCTTGCCATGGTTTGAAGGAGCGTAAATCGCTGGGGCCTCCGGTGATCCGTCTGACCCACACGGTGGAGCGGCTCCAGCCAGAGTATTTTAAAGAGCTGTTGCTCAATCCTCAGGCCACGCAGCCTGGCACCATGATGCCACCGATGTTCATGGGAAGAAAGAAGGCGGATCAAGAGATCGAGTCCATTTGGATCTATCTCAAGGAATTGGATGGGCAGCCTCTGCCAGAGGGGCTTTTGTCCACGGAGGACTTTGAACTGAAGCCTGAAAAGGCGGGGCGTCCCATCGTTTTTCGTAGCTTTATTGAAGGTGCGGGCAGTCATGCCATCGCCGTCGGTTTTCCTCAGGGATTGCATGCCACCTTTGATGCCGTACAGGTGCGCTGGACGCAGGTGTGGCGGGGGCGTTTTCTAGATGCGATGAGCAACTGGCAAAGCCGCGAGATGCTGCCGATCAAGCCGTTGGGCACAGACCTCAAAGCGTTACCTCAGGCGACAGGGAAGCGAGTGTTTTCAGGTTACCGCCTGGATAAGGTCGGTGTGCCCACCTTCCTGTATCAGCAAGATGGTCAATCGGTGGAGGATACCTTAAAACCAGCTCCCGATGGCAAAGGATTCGACCACGAAATCAAGATCAATGGCAAGGTGATTAGGGAGGTGCTGTCATGGTAA
- a CDS encoding DJ-1/PfpI family protein, whose translation MSEAKVLLIVGDATETVDTLYPFYRLIEGGYKPIVAAPEKRKYQMVLHEVKPGWTITKEWEGYSIDADIAFKDINPEDYVGIFFSGGRAPEYIREDADLLRITKWFWEQKKPCASVCHGVEIPARADIVKGLRMATVAKCKFDLEICGGIYVNEPCVIDQHMYSGRTYHDSGHFIGPWIQALDAERAKMGI comes from the coding sequence ATGTCCGAAGCCAAAGTCCTCCTGATCGTCGGTGATGCCACCGAGACTGTTGATACCCTTTATCCTTTTTACCGACTGATTGAAGGTGGTTATAAGCCCATCGTCGCTGCGCCGGAAAAACGGAAGTACCAGATGGTGCTGCATGAGGTGAAACCTGGCTGGACCATCACGAAAGAGTGGGAAGGTTACAGCATTGATGCCGATATCGCCTTCAAAGACATCAATCCTGAAGACTATGTGGGCATCTTTTTCAGCGGTGGTCGTGCCCCTGAGTACATCCGTGAAGACGCAGACCTGCTGCGTATCACCAAGTGGTTCTGGGAACAGAAAAAACCCTGTGCGAGTGTGTGTCACGGTGTCGAGATTCCTGCTCGTGCAGACATCGTGAAAGGGCTGCGTATGGCCACGGTGGCCAAGTGCAAATTCGACCTGGAAATCTGCGGCGGTATTTACGTGAATGAGCCCTGCGTGATTGATCAGCACATGTATTCTGGCCGCACTTATCATGACAGTGGCCACTTCATCGGCCCATGGATCCAGGCGCTGGACGCCGAGCGCGCGAAAATGGGCATCTAG
- a CDS encoding sugar phosphate isomerase/epimerase family protein, whose amino-acid sequence MNRRHFLQSLAALTAAPAWAAPTPWKLNYMLASAMYGNLSLTEILPEVKKTGSTGIELWPKKHGTQREELDAMGHDKFADLLKQNGVSFGGSTRYDLGPLKLTEEIKLVKKLGGTFIVTGGTGEYKVTPEQLRLNVKAFVEKMKPHAALAAENGVEIGIENHINNLIDTPDSLRWLADDIRDLPGIGIALAPYHLPQDTQLLSDLIRHIDQKMTLFYAWEHGLGCMKPMPKEEEIQQMPGRGKLDWKPLLQALREVNFTGPTEIFMHPTPRGIPILPTAAETTAEIVRAKNHLDSLI is encoded by the coding sequence ATGAATCGCCGTCATTTCCTCCAATCCCTAGCCGCGCTGACGGCTGCACCTGCCTGGGCTGCCCCCACTCCGTGGAAGTTGAACTACATGCTGGCCTCCGCCATGTATGGTAATCTTTCGCTGACGGAAATCCTGCCTGAAGTCAAAAAGACGGGTTCCACAGGCATCGAACTCTGGCCAAAAAAGCATGGTACACAGCGTGAGGAATTGGATGCCATGGGGCATGATAAGTTTGCCGATTTGTTGAAGCAAAACGGCGTCAGCTTTGGCGGAAGCACGCGGTATGATCTGGGACCCCTCAAATTGACGGAAGAGATTAAGCTAGTGAAAAAACTAGGTGGCACGTTCATCGTCACCGGCGGCACGGGCGAGTATAAGGTGACCCCGGAGCAACTGCGCCTAAATGTGAAGGCCTTTGTCGAGAAGATGAAACCCCATGCCGCTTTGGCTGCCGAGAACGGTGTGGAGATCGGCATCGAGAACCACATCAATAACTTGATTGATACGCCGGACTCCCTGCGCTGGCTGGCTGATGATATCCGTGACTTGCCGGGCATCGGCATTGCACTGGCGCCCTACCATTTACCTCAAGACACCCAACTGCTTTCAGATTTGATCCGCCACATTGATCAAAAAATGACGTTGTTTTATGCCTGGGAACACGGCCTTGGCTGCATGAAGCCGATGCCGAAAGAGGAAGAGATCCAACAGATGCCTGGTCGCGGCAAGCTGGACTGGAAGCCCCTTTTGCAGGCGCTCCGCGAAGTGAATTTCACCGGCCCTACCGAGATCTTCATGCACCCCACTCCTCGAGGCATTCCCATTTTGCCCACGGCTGCGGAAACCACCGCTGAAATCGTGCGAGCTAAAAACCATCTCGACAGTTTGATTTAA
- the sppA gene encoding signal peptide peptidase SppA produces MNRTVYGCLLAALAVFLLVSLSLNAVQFMALVGEQFAGMPLPKENLTEKVEVEGKANVSDKIVHLDLEGIISSMSTGGFLENALPSVEIIKRSLEQALADSEVKAIVLRINSPGGEVTASDIIYAAVKKAAAQKPVIVYMDSVAASGGYYVACGATKVIASETTLTASIGVIMESINYHELFGKVGLGSQTFTSGAFKDTLSGARPMRDDEKLYIQGLVDTMYDRFLSIVSEARKVPKDVLKNTVADGRVVTGRQALDAKLVDQIGYIEDAYALAKQLADAPDAAVVKYQSIPSLFSVLGMASAKAQAPTKVELDLTGGVFPKLQAGLMYYLPGSYLR; encoded by the coding sequence ATGAATCGTACTGTCTATGGCTGTCTTTTAGCCGCCCTCGCCGTTTTCTTGCTCGTTAGCCTCAGTCTCAATGCTGTGCAGTTTATGGCCCTTGTGGGTGAGCAGTTTGCAGGCATGCCCCTGCCAAAAGAAAACCTCACCGAAAAAGTCGAGGTGGAAGGCAAGGCGAATGTGTCCGACAAAATCGTCCACCTGGACCTGGAAGGCATCATCAGCTCCATGAGCACTGGAGGTTTCTTGGAAAACGCCCTGCCTAGCGTGGAGATCATCAAACGCAGCTTGGAACAAGCTTTGGCAGATTCAGAAGTGAAAGCCATCGTCCTGCGAATCAATTCCCCGGGAGGTGAAGTAACGGCCTCAGATATCATCTATGCGGCTGTGAAAAAGGCCGCCGCGCAAAAGCCAGTGATCGTTTACATGGACTCCGTGGCTGCCAGTGGTGGTTATTATGTGGCCTGCGGCGCGACTAAAGTCATCGCTAGCGAGACCACTCTCACCGCTAGTATCGGCGTCATCATGGAGTCCATCAATTACCATGAACTGTTTGGCAAAGTCGGCCTAGGTTCACAAACTTTCACCAGCGGTGCTTTCAAGGATACCCTGAGTGGCGCCCGCCCGATGCGCGATGATGAAAAATTGTATATTCAGGGTCTGGTGGACACAATGTATGACCGCTTTTTAAGCATTGTGTCTGAAGCCCGCAAAGTTCCCAAAGATGTACTCAAAAACACCGTCGCCGATGGCCGCGTCGTGACAGGTCGCCAAGCCTTGGACGCAAAGCTGGTGGACCAGATTGGTTACATCGAAGATGCCTACGCTTTAGCGAAACAACTGGCCGATGCGCCCGATGCAGCCGTGGTAAAATACCAATCCATCCCCAGCCTCTTCAGCGTTCTCGGAATGGCATCAGCCAAAGCTCAGGCTCCCACTAAAGTCGAACTCGACCTCACGGGCGGTGTCTTCCCCAAGCTGCAAGCCGGACTCATGTATTACCTCCCTGGTTCCTACCTCCGCTAA
- a CDS encoding CPBP family intramembrane glutamic endopeptidase, producing the protein MDAPTIGVLRDVTLLVWLALLIGVAAYKWIRQTRPTAAWNWEGRVDARPYQISDAVIVGALSLMVLIGLQRATPKPMETADELNAVSMFMSIVLQLLVCAVLLFYIRAVRNLNPLEIFGLSRLPLHHIGAYALVLMIPTFMIVMATSAGVTTWMEGFWPELQQQASVEAFRTSKDPMAKIMLVIAAVIVAPIVEETVFRGFIYGVIKRFTDSYFAALCSALLFAAIHLHIGSLIPLSVLALIFCFAYERTGSLAVPMTMHAIFNGSSLLLMILSPNLNDANPG; encoded by the coding sequence ATGGATGCTCCCACCATCGGCGTTTTACGCGATGTCACCCTTTTGGTTTGGCTAGCGCTGCTTATCGGAGTGGCTGCCTATAAATGGATCCGCCAGACCCGGCCGACTGCCGCCTGGAACTGGGAGGGTCGTGTGGATGCACGCCCCTACCAGATCTCAGATGCCGTCATCGTTGGGGCACTTTCTTTGATGGTTCTCATAGGTCTTCAGCGCGCCACGCCAAAGCCGATGGAAACAGCCGATGAACTCAACGCCGTCAGCATGTTCATGAGCATCGTGCTGCAACTTCTCGTCTGTGCAGTCCTGCTGTTTTACATCCGTGCCGTTCGCAACCTGAATCCGCTGGAAATTTTTGGGCTCAGTCGCTTGCCGCTGCATCACATTGGCGCTTACGCCCTGGTCTTGATGATTCCCACTTTCATGATCGTCATGGCGACATCCGCAGGCGTGACTACCTGGATGGAGGGCTTTTGGCCAGAGCTTCAACAACAAGCCTCCGTGGAGGCTTTTCGAACCTCCAAGGATCCCATGGCCAAAATCATGCTCGTCATTGCGGCAGTCATCGTAGCACCCATCGTCGAAGAAACCGTTTTCCGAGGTTTCATTTATGGTGTGATCAAACGATTTACCGACAGTTACTTTGCCGCGCTTTGCTCCGCACTGCTTTTTGCCGCCATCCATCTTCACATCGGCAGCCTCATTCCATTGAGCGTACTGGCCCTGATTTTCTGCTTCGCTTATGAACGCACAGGCAGCCTCGCTGTGCCTATGACCATGCATGCCATATTTAACGGCAGCAGTCTCCTGCTCATGATCCTTTCCCCCAACTTGAATGATGCAAACCCTGGCTGA
- the thiL gene encoding thiamine-phosphate kinase: MMQTLADIGEDELIRQFVRGLKQDASVIAGPGDDCAVVQGSREALVLKTDTVVEGVHFTEATPARLIGRKAMARVISDFAAMAATPRHALITFIAPPHIPVKRALEVYAGLRSMAESFGINIVGGETSRGNQLILTVSMTGTAPNHQWISRNQARVGDDLYVTGRLGGSIQGKHLKFTPRMAEAHWLAKNLKVHAMMDISDGLAQDLPRLANACGLGFEVDLAALPRTPGCTPQQAWGDGEDYELLLAISPKTSAQKLETWKKTFPKLKLTRIGHLVEKQDAPLAPSGGWQHFRS; the protein is encoded by the coding sequence ATGATGCAAACCCTGGCTGACATCGGCGAGGACGAACTCATTCGCCAATTTGTTCGGGGGCTCAAACAAGATGCCAGTGTCATCGCTGGTCCGGGGGATGATTGTGCCGTGGTTCAGGGCAGTCGTGAGGCCCTAGTTCTCAAAACAGACACCGTCGTCGAAGGCGTGCATTTCACGGAGGCCACTCCTGCCCGGCTCATTGGCCGCAAGGCTATGGCACGCGTGATCAGTGACTTCGCCGCTATGGCCGCCACTCCGCGCCATGCCCTCATCACCTTCATCGCACCGCCTCATATCCCGGTGAAACGGGCCCTAGAAGTGTACGCAGGCCTGCGCTCCATGGCGGAGTCTTTCGGGATCAACATCGTCGGCGGTGAAACGTCCCGAGGAAATCAACTCATCCTCACCGTGAGCATGACTGGCACCGCGCCTAACCATCAATGGATTTCCAGAAACCAGGCCCGCGTGGGCGATGACCTCTATGTGACGGGCCGCCTAGGTGGCTCCATCCAGGGTAAACACCTGAAATTTACCCCACGCATGGCCGAGGCTCATTGGCTGGCCAAAAACCTCAAAGTGCATGCGATGATGGATATCAGCGATGGCCTTGCTCAAGACCTACCCCGCCTCGCCAACGCTTGTGGGCTGGGGTTTGAGGTGGACTTAGCAGCCCTGCCTCGCACCCCAGGATGCACACCACAGCAGGCCTGGGGTGATGGAGAAGATTACGAACTCCTGCTGGCCATTTCGCCCAAAACCTCAGCCCAAAAACTTGAGACGTGGAAAAAAACTTTCCCCAAACTGAAGCTCACCCGCATCGGTCATTTGGTAGAAAAACAAGACGCCCCACTTGCCCCTAGCGGCGGCTGGCAGCATTTTCGTTCCTGA
- the tsaE gene encoding tRNA (adenosine(37)-N6)-threonylcarbamoyltransferase complex ATPase subunit type 1 TsaE, with product MMDSEVTLSTPEATLEWGAELARTLQPGTVIALCGHLGAGKTQATKGIVSGFSSRADVTSPTFTLVHEYLDGRVPIFHFDFYRMDTAQQVLTVGWDDFLDEPGVVIVEWADLFPELLPDHTRWFHFTSLPTGERRVKESDSAPA from the coding sequence ATGATGGATTCCGAAGTCACCTTGTCCACGCCTGAGGCCACCCTGGAATGGGGTGCCGAGTTGGCCCGCACCCTGCAACCCGGAACCGTCATTGCCCTGTGCGGTCATCTAGGAGCGGGCAAAACCCAGGCTACGAAGGGCATCGTCAGCGGATTCAGTTCCCGGGCGGATGTCACCAGCCCTACTTTTACCCTGGTGCATGAATACCTGGACGGTCGCGTGCCCATTTTCCATTTCGACTTTTATCGCATGGATACGGCCCAGCAGGTCCTCACCGTCGGCTGGGATGACTTCCTTGATGAACCTGGCGTGGTCATCGTGGAGTGGGCCGATTTATTTCCTGAGCTCCTGCCAGATCACACCCGCTGGTTTCATTTCACCTCCTTGCCCACGGGCGAAAGACGGGTGAAGGAAAGCGATTCCGCCCCCGCATGA
- the tsaB gene encoding tRNA (adenosine(37)-N6)-threonylcarbamoyltransferase complex dimerization subunit type 1 TsaB produces MISPRTILALDLSSTRGVIAVLRGTEILFEAAFTAERSHNAQVFAPLGQALDAIGAESAIMVIGTGPGSYTGVRIAIAAAQGIALSRGWPVFGWPSITSGPLADYHVIGDARRGMFYLTSVKQSTLGPIEIVDAAAAQAAVEAGGDWFSFDAKPPLALPQVQLCPPDAGKLALIASTLPDEVIKTLAAQSLEPVYLQEAFITTAKKAGKKVPCVAQPI; encoded by the coding sequence ATGATCTCCCCTCGCACCATCCTCGCTCTCGACCTCTCTTCCACTCGCGGAGTCATTGCTGTGCTGCGGGGCACTGAGATTCTTTTTGAGGCGGCCTTTACTGCTGAGCGCTCTCACAATGCCCAGGTCTTTGCCCCGCTCGGACAGGCCTTGGACGCCATCGGCGCAGAGTCTGCCATCATGGTCATTGGCACAGGACCAGGTTCCTACACCGGCGTGCGCATCGCCATCGCCGCAGCCCAGGGCATCGCTCTTTCACGCGGATGGCCCGTCTTTGGCTGGCCCTCCATCACCAGTGGCCCTCTGGCCGATTACCATGTGATCGGCGATGCCCGGCGCGGCATGTTTTATCTCACCTCCGTGAAGCAATCCACGTTAGGCCCCATCGAGATCGTGGATGCCGCTGCGGCTCAAGCCGCTGTCGAAGCAGGCGGCGATTGGTTTAGCTTCGATGCGAAGCCCCCCCTCGCTTTGCCGCAGGTCCAACTGTGTCCCCCCGACGCTGGCAAGTTGGCCCTGATTGCCTCAACGCTCCCCGATGAAGTGATCAAAACCTTAGCAGCTCAGTCACTGGAGCCTGTTTATTTGCAAGAGGCCTTCATCACCACGGCCAAAAAGGCAGGCAAAAAAGTCCCCTGCGTGGCCCAGCCGATCTGA